A single Ziziphus jujuba cultivar Dongzao chromosome 11, ASM3175591v1 DNA region contains:
- the LOC107432357 gene encoding small ribosomal subunit biogenesis GTPase RsgA 1, mitochondrial has product MPIASISIFRHRTIHTATIPTLDNVLRRFSTFRCFSIAASAAKHNQNSNSVSKRLINHPNKKLLRAKQTVKDYSSLAPVLSPQDSPPLSDSQAIGTVAAAQANFMRVIIQSSGEGFDDDDTSRIGVELLCVVRALLKKIRRRVLVGDKVVVGSIDWIDHRGMIENVFQRSSEILDPPVANVDHLLVLFSMDQPKLEPFALTRFLVEAESTEIPLTLALNKSELVDEETILSWKSRLRSWGYEPLFCSVESKHGLDTLAFILRGQTTVIVGPSGVGKSSLINALRNKNQASDDAEDNWFEPILGSKWFEDQRVGEVSTRSGRGKHTTRNVSLLPLSAGGYLADTPGFNQPSLLKVTKQSLALAFPEIRKMLSASEPAKCAFNDCLHLGEPGCIIKGDWERYAYYFQLLDEIRIREEFQLRTFGTKKEGDVRYKVGDKGVQQAEPRLEPKKHRRQSRKRLNQSILDELDELDDDDNLVEEENDTMKRAVGGEEK; this is encoded by the exons ATGCCGATCGCATCCATTTCCATCTTCCGCCACCGCACCATCCACACCGCCACAATCCCAACCCTCGACAACGTACTCCGCCGATTCTCAACCTTCCGATGCTTCTCAATCGCCGCCTCCGCAGCCAAACACAACCAGAATTCAAACAGTGTCTCCAAGAGACTTATCAACCACCCTAACAAGAAACTCCTCAGAGCCAAACAGACCGTCAAGGACTACTCCTCCTTAGCTCCCGTCCTCTCTCCTCAAGACAGTCCCCCTCTCTCCGACTCCCAAGCCATCGGCACCGTCGCCGCCGCTCAGGCCAACTTCATGCGCGTCATCATCCAATCCTCCGGCGAGGGTTTCGATGACGACGACACATCGAGAATCGGAGTTGAGCTGTTGTGCGTGGTGAGGGCACTCCTGAAGAAAATAAGGAGAAGGGTTTTGGTTGGGGACAAGGTGGTGGTTGGGTCTATTGATTGGATAGACCACAGGGGTATGATCGAGAATGTGTTCCAGAGAAGCTCCGAGATCCTTGATCCACCGGTTGCCAATGTGGACCATCTACTCGTGCTCTTCTCCATGGACCAGCCCAAACTGGAGCCTTTTGCTCTCACCAGGTTTCTCGTCGAGGCCGAGTCCACCGAAATACCGCTCACACTCGCTCTCAACAAGTCGGAACTTGTGGATGAAGAg ACAATTCTTTCATGGAAGTCTAGGCTACGGAGCTGGGGCTATGAACCACTCTTTTGCAGTGTTGAATCCAAACATGGACTTGACACCCTTGCATTTATTTTGAGAGGCCAAACAACTGTAATTGTGGGTCCAAGTGGAGTTGGAAAGTCTAGCCTGATCAATgctttaagaaacaaaaatcaAGCTTCTGATGATGCGGAAGATAATTGGTTTGAGCCT ATTTTAGGCAGCAAATGGTTTGAGGATCAGCGTGTTGGGGAAGTTTCAACAAGAAGTGGAAGAGGGAAGCATACAACTCGCAATGTTTCTTTACTTCCATTATCAGCAGGTGGTTATCTTGCTGATACCCCTGGGTTTAACCAGCCTAGTTTGTTGAAAGTAACAAAACAATCTCTAGCACTAGCTTTCCCAGAG ATCCGGAAAATGCTTAGTGCCAGTGAACCTGCAAAATGTGCATTTAATGATTGCTTACATCTTGGGGAACCCGGGTGCATTATTAAAGGGGATTGGGAAAGATATGCATACTATTTTCAACTTCTCGATGAGATCAGAATAAGAGAGGAATTTCAGTTGAGGACATTTGGAACTAAAAAGGAGGGCGATGTAAg GTACAAGGTGGGAGACAAGGGAGTTCAGCAAGCAGAGCCACGGCTGGAGCCAAAGAAGCACAGGAGGCAATCTCGTAAGAGACTTAACCAATCAATACTAGATGAGTTAGATGAACTGGATGATGACGACAACTTGGTAGAGGAGGAAAATGATACAATGAAGAGGGCAGTTGGGGGTGAGGAGAAGTAG
- the LOC107432379 gene encoding uncharacterized protein LOC107432379: protein MIIAMGTSNTRLNEQLYPLVVGPPPATVAKPDAHRSIETLVVVLAVITIVGVIAGIIARLCGGRHLGGNGEHDIEGWVERKCRSCIDGGVPAPAPPPPASEDSKPAEAEQAKK, encoded by the coding sequence ATGATCATAGCAATGGGAACTTCAAATACAAGGCTAAACGAACAGCTTTATCCTCTAGTTGTTGGTCCACCACCAGCAACAGTGGCTAAACCAGATGCTCATAGATCCATAGAAACACTGGTTGTGGTGTTGGCAGTGATCACTATTGTTGGTGTCATTGCAGGGATCATAGCTCGTTTATGTGGTGGGAGACATCTTGGTGGAAATGGAGAGCATGATATAGAAGGTTGGGTTGAGAGGAAGTGTAGAAGTTGCATTGATGGTGGTGTTCCAGCTCCAGCTCCTCCTCCTCCCGCTTCTGAAGATTCAAAACCAGCAGAAGCAGAACAAGCAAAGaagtaa
- the LOC107432382 gene encoding uncharacterized protein LOC107432382: protein MSMDSDIERVLWTQEQIAAKVSDLASEISADFSGVTPPPVLVGVATGAFLFLADLVKQIKLPIAVDFVRAESYGSGTESSGAPKISSDLKLDVEGRHVILVEDIVDTGSTLCCLIAHMESKGASSVSVCTFLDKPSRRKVEVGLVGNGKLYRGFECPDLFVVGYGMDFAELYRNLPYVGVLKPELYK from the coding sequence ATGTCCATGGACTCTGATATAGAAAGGGTCCTATGGACTCAGGAACAAATCGCAGCCAAAGTCTCCGACTTAGCCTCCGAAATATCGGCCGACTTTTCCGGAGTCACTCCGCCGCCGGTTCTGGTCGGCGTAGCTACAGGCGCTTTCCTCTTCCTCGCCGATTTGGTGAAGCAAATCAAACTCCCTATCGCCGTCGATTTCGTCCGCGCTGAATCCTACGGTTCAGGGACAGAGTCCAGTGGGGCCCCCAAAATCTCATCCGATTTGAAGCTCGACGTTGAAGGGAGGCACGTAATCTTGGTCGAAGACATTGTGGATACAGGGAGTACTCTGTGTTGCTTAATCGCTCACATGGAATCCAAAGGTGCATCTTCTGTATCGGTCTGCACTTTCCTTGACAAACCCAGTAGAAGAAAAGTGGAGGTGGGTTTGGTTGGGAATGGGAAATTGTATAGAGGGTTTGAGTGTCCGGATTTGTTCGTGGTTGGCTATGGCATGGATTTTGCTGAGCTATACAGGAATTTGCCTTATGTTGGTGTTTTGAAGCCTGAGCTTTACAAGTGA
- the LOC107406793 gene encoding signal peptidase complex subunit 1 isoform X2, which produces MDWQGQKLAEQLMQIMLFSFAAVGFLTGYVLGSFQMMILIYAGGVVLTTLVTVPNWPFFNRHPLKWLDPSEAEKHPKPQRQQAASSKKKSSKK; this is translated from the coding sequence ATGGATTGGCAAGGGCAAAAGCTAGCAGAGCAGCTAATGCAGATCATGCTGTTCTCATTTGCAGCGGTAGGGTTTCTGACAGGTTATGTGCTGGGATCATTCCAGATGATGATCCTCATATATGCTGGTGGTGTGGTCCTCACTACATTGGTCACTGTCCCCAATTGGCCCTTTTTCAATCGCCATCCTCTCAAGTGGTTGGACCCAAGTGAGGCTGAAAAGCATCCGAAGCCACAGCGCCAACAGGCTGCGAGTTCAAAGAAGAAAAGCTCAAAGAAGTAG
- the LOC107406793 gene encoding signal peptidase complex subunit 1 isoform X1: protein MKLKTVFLLHKPQHMMMDWQGQKLAEQLMQIMLFSFAAVGFLTGYVLGSFQMMILIYAGGVVLTTLVTVPNWPFFNRHPLKWLDPSEAEKHPKPQRQQAASSKKKSSKK, encoded by the exons ATGAAGTTGAAGACTGTTTTCCTGTTACATAAACCACAACACATGATG ATGGATTGGCAAGGGCAAAAGCTAGCAGAGCAGCTAATGCAGATCATGCTGTTCTCATTTGCAGCGGTAGGGTTTCTGACAGGTTATGTGCTGGGATCATTCCAGATGATGATCCTCATATATGCTGGTGGTGTGGTCCTCACTACATTGGTCACTGTCCCCAATTGGCCCTTTTTCAATCGCCATCCTCTCAAGTGGTTGGACCCAAGTGAGGCTGAAAAGCATCCGAAGCCACAGCGCCAACAGGCTGCGAGTTCAAAGAAGAAAAGCTCAAAGAAGTAG
- the LOC107432358 gene encoding zinc finger AN1 and C2H2 domain-containing stress-associated protein 13, with product MGTPEFPDLGKHCTVEDCKQIDFLPFSCDRCNKVFCLEHRSYIKHSCPKADKQDVTVVICPLCAKGVRLIPDEDPNITWERHVNTDCDPSNYEKVTKKKKCPVPGCKDILTFSNTIKCRDCLVDHCLKHRFGPDHKCPGPKKPEPSFPFMGLLSRSKKEDPNSNRAPLTASSPKWATSFLNAASSVRASAEASVTKLSNEISEKWQIARDGMAQSSSSGSRNGQKEECPQCGAKFSSVTTLVEHVEKVHERGGNRAGGKKVTIDVCPKCSRGFRDPVSLVEHVERDHGGTSKA from the exons ATGGGAACTCCGGAATTTCCAGATCTGGGAAAGCATTGCACTGTCGAAGATTGCAAACAGATCGATTTTTTGCCCTTCTCCTGCGATCGCTGCAACAAG GTATTTTGTTTGGAGCATCGAAGCTACATTAAGCATAGTTGTCCAAAAGCTGATAAACAAGATGTCACCGTGGTCATTTGTCCTCTCTGTGCTAAAGGAGTTCGTCTAATTCCTGATGAAGACCCAAATATTACTTGGGAGAGACATGTTAACACCGACTGCGACCCATCAAATTATGAGAAAgtcacaaagaagaaaaaatgccCTGTTCCTGGCTGTAAGGACATCCTAACATTCTCAAACACAATAAAGTGTAGGGACTGCTTGGTAGACCACTGTCTGAAGCATCGGTTTGGACCTGACCACAAATGTCCAGGACCCAAGAAACCTGAACCAAGTTTCCCATTTATGGGCCTTTTAAGTAGAAGTAAGAAAGAAGATCCAAACTCCAACAGAGCTCCTCTGACTGCTTCTTCACCTAAGTGGGCTACAAGTTTTCTTAATGCTGCTTCAAGTGTTCGAGCCTCTGCTGAAGCAAGCGTCACTAAATTGAGCAATGAAATTAGCGAAAAGTGGCAGATTGCAAGGGATGGTATGGCGCAGAGCAGTAGCAGTGGGAGTAGAAATGGCCAAAAGGAAGAGTGTCCTCAATGCGGTGCCAAATTTTCTTCTGTAACAACTCTGGTGGAGCACGTGGAGAAAGTCCATGAAAGGGGTGGCAACCGAGCTGGAGGAAAGAAAGTGACAATTGATGTTTGCCCCAAGTGCAGTCGAGGATTTCGTGATCCAGTATCACTTGTAGAACACGTTGAGAGAGATCATGGTGGTACCTCAAAAGCGTAA
- the LOC107432381 gene encoding polygalacturonase-like yields the protein MGLQRYVFPFFLIIMSFFVSCYSNSIHEEVSVVLDHNHLVDEEEAFGYDSQAYPSYVSILEDNKFGDLINQTTDDNLPPSLKSFSKLLENKAAATWLNVNDFGAKGDGTDDTEAFGKAWEVACESKGAVVLEVPEKNYLLKPIRFSGPCRSLLLAVQIYGSIEASDDVADYGKDRRYWLMFDHVQNLLVQGGGTINGNGKIWWQNSCKINKTLPCTKAPTAITFCNCKNLVVKDLKVQDAQKMHISFQKCRNVEASNLIVTAPETSPNTDGIHVTNTQNIHMSNSVIGTGDDCISIVSGSKKVEATDITCGPGHGISIGSLGAGNSKAYVSDVTINGAKLSGTKNGVRIKTWQGGSGSASNIKFQNIEMDNVVNPIIIDQYYCDQDKPCKEQDSAVQVENVVYENIRGTSASKEAIKLDCSKNFPCERIILEDIDIKLERDEASKALCNNVQYLTEIGDVYPHCS from the exons atgggtcttCAAAGATATGTTTTCCCGTTCTTCCTCATTATAATGTCCTTTTTTGTTTCATGTTACAGCAATAGTATCCACGAAGAAGTCTCAGTCGTACTTGATCACAATCATCttgttgatgaagaagaagCATTTGGGTATGATTCCCAAGCTTACCCTTCATACGTGAGCATTCTGGAAGATAATAAATTCGGGGACTTGATCAACCAGACAACCGATGATAATTTACCTCCAAGTTTAAAGAGTTTCAGTAAATTACTGGAAAATAAGGCTGCTGCAACTTGGTTGAATGTCAATGATTTTGGAGCTAAAGGTGATGGAACTGATGACACTGag GCGTTTGGGAAGGCTTGGGAGGTAGCCTGTGAAAGTAAAGGAGCAGTTGTCCTAGAGGTGCCTGAGAAGAACTATCTTCTCAAGCCAATCAGATTTTCAGGTCCCTGCAGATCTCTACTTCTTGCTGTGCag ATTTATGGGAGCATAGAAGCATCAGATGATGTAGCAGACTATGGCAAAGATAGAAGATACTGGCTTATGTTTGatcatgttcaaaatttattagttCAAGGTGGTGGAACTATCAATGGCAATGGGAAGATATGGTGGCAGAActcatgcaaaataaataaaactttg CCTTGTACTAAAGCACCAACT GCAATAACCTTCTGTAATTGCAAGAATTTGGTAGTGAAGGACCTGAAGGTCCAGGATGCACAAAAAATGCACATTTCTTTTCAGAAATGCAGGAATGTTGAAGCTTCCAATCTCATTGTCACTGCCCCAGAGACTAGCCCCAATACTGATGGGATTCATGTTACCAACACCCAAAACATCCACATGTCCAACTCTGTTATAGGAAcag GTGATGACTGTATCTCAATTGTTAGTGGATCCAAGAAGGTTGAAGCCACTGACATAACCTGTGGACCGGGTCATGGAATCAG TATTGGGAGCTTGGGAGCAGGAAATTCAAAAGCTTATGTTTCAGATGTTACCATAAATGGAGCTAAGCTATCTGGAACCAAAAATGGAGTGAGGATCAAGACATGGCAGGGAGGGTCAGGAAGTGCaagcaacataaagttccagaACATAGAAATGGACAATGTGGTCAACCCCATTATAATAGATCAGTACTACTGTGACCAGGACAAGCCCTGCAAAGAACAg GACTCGGCGGTGCAAGTGGAAAATGTTGTGTACGAGAACATAAGAGGGACAAGTGCTTCAAAGGAGGCTATTAAGTTGGATTGCAGCAAGAATTTCCCATGTGAAAGGATTATACTTGAAGATATTGACATCAAATTGGAAAGAGATGAAGCATCCAAAGCTTTGTGCAACAATGTTCAATATTTGACTGAGATTGGAGATGTCTACCCTCACTGTTCTTGA
- the LOC107432380 gene encoding probable galactinol--sucrose galactosyltransferase 2: MTVTPKISINDGNLVVHGKTILTGVPDNIVLTPGSGVGLVAGTFIGATASDSKSLHVFPMGVLEDLRFMCCFRFKLWWMTQRMGTCGKDVPLETQFMLVESKDDNGGGEQADSPTIYTVFLPLLEGLFRAVLQGNDNNELEICLESGDNAVETNQGLYLVYMHAGTNPFEVINQAVKAVEKHMQTFLHREKKKMPAFLDWFGWCTWDAFYTDVTSEGVEEGLKSLSMGGTPPRFLIIDDGWQEIENKSKDSDCVVQEGAQFATRLTGIKENSKFQKNGQNEKQVSGLKLVVDEAKQHQNVKFVYVWHALAGYWGGVKPAASGMEHYDTALAYPVQSPGILGNQPDIVMDSLAVHGLGLVHPKKVYNFYNELHAYLASCGVDGVKVDVQNIIETLGAGHGGRVSLTRSYVQALEASIARNFADNACIACMCHNTDGIYSARQTAVIRASDDFYPRDPASHTIHISSVAYNTLFLGEFMQPDWDMFHSLHPAAEYHGAARAIGGCSIYVSDKPGNHNFELLKKLVLPDGSVLRAQLPGRPTRDCLFADPARDGISLLKVWNVNKCSGVVGVFNCQGAGWCKVSKKTRIHNASPGTLTGSVRSEDADAIGQVAGADWNGDTVVYAYKSGEVVRLPKGASLPVTLKVLEYELFHFCPLKEIASNISFAPIGLLDMFNTTGAVEQFEIHMVSEKEPELFDGAVQSELTTSLSDNRSPAATISLKVRGCGRFGAYSSQRPLKCKVDNTEADFNYDSATGLVSFGIPVPEEDMYRWHIEIQV; the protein is encoded by the exons ATGACGGTGACACCAAAAATCTCAATCAACGATGGGAACCTTGTGGTCCACGGCAAGACCATTTTGACTGGGGTGCCAGACAACATTGTGCTAACGCCCGGCTCTGGTGTTGGGCTTGTTGCTGGGACTTTTATTGGTGCCACAGCCTCTGATAGCAAGAGCCTGCATGTCTTTCCCATGGGTGTTTTAGA GGATCTCCGATTCATGTGTTGCTTCCGATTCAAGTTATGGTGGATGACTCAAAGAATGGGAACATGCGGAAAGGATGTTCCTTTGGAGACCCAATTCATGCTTGTAGAGAGCAAAGATGACAACGGAGGAGGAGAGCAAGCTGATTCTCCAACCATCTACACGGTTTTCCTTCCTCTACTTGAAGGCCTATTTCGTGCTGTTCTACAAGGGAATGACAATAACGAGCTTGAGATTTGCCTCGAGAGTG GAGACAATGCTGTTGAGACCAATCAAGGCCTATACCTTGTCTACATGCATGCCGGTACCAATCCATTTGAAGTCATCAACCAGGCTGTAAA GGCAGTAGAGAAACACATGCAAACTTTTCTTCACCGTGAGAAGAAAAAG ATGCCTGCTTTTCTTGACTGGTTTGGATGGTGTACATGGGATGCTTTCTATACCGATGTCACATCTGAGGGCGTTGAGGAAGGCCTTAAAAG CTTATCAATGGGAGGGACACCTCCACGATTCCTAATCATAGATGATGGCTGGCAAGAGATTGAAAACAAGAGCAAGGATTCTGATTGTGTTGTGCAAGAAGGAGCACA GTTTGCGACTAGGCTAACGGGTATTAAAGAgaattcaaaattccaaaagaaTGGACAGAATGAAAAACAGGTTTCGGGCCTGAAGCTTGTTGTGGATGAGGCGAAGCAACATCAAAATGTGAA GTTTGTGTATGTTTGGCATGCTCTAGCCGGCTACTGGGGTGGAGTGAAACCGGCAGCTTCTGGCATGGAGCATTATGACACTGCTTTAGCTTATCCAGTTCAGTCGCCTGGTATTCTTGGAAACCAACCAGACATTGTCATGGACAGCCTGGCTGTTCATGGTCTTGGTCTAGTGCATCCAAAGAAAGTTTACAATTTCTACAATGAACTTCATGCCTATCTTGCTTCGTGTGGAGTTGATGGAGTAAAAGTTGATGTGCAAAACATCATCGAGACACTTGGTGCTGGTCATGGTGGTAGAGTTTCTCTTACTCGCAGCTATGTCCAGGCTCTTGAAGCTTCAATTGCTCGAAACTTTGCAGACAATGCATGCATAGCTTGCATGTGTCACAACACTGATGGCATATATAGTGCAAGGCAGACTGCTGTAATCAGAGCTTCTGATGACTTTTATCCCCGGGATCCTGCTTCGCACACCATCCATATTTCTTCTGTGGCTTACAACACCCTTTTCCTTGGGGAATTTATGCAACCGGATTGGGATATGTTCCAT AGTCTACATCCAGCAGCAGAGTATCATGGTGCAGCTCGTGCCATTGGAGGATGTTCAATTTATGTCAG tGACAAGCCAGGCAACCATAACTTTGAACTTCTGAAGAAATTGGTTCTCCCTGATGGCTCTGTTCTTCGCGCCCAATTACCTGGGAGGCCTACTCGCGACTGTCTATTTGCTGATCCAGCTAGAGATGGCATcag TTTGCTCAAAGTATGGAATGTGAACAAATGTTCTGGAGTGGTTGGTGTGTTTAACTGCCAAGGTGCCGGCTGGTGCAAGGTTTCCAAGAAGACGAGGATTCACAATGCATCTCCTGGTACCCTCACCGGTTCTGTTCGTTCCGAGGATGCTGATGCCATAGGTCAAGTTGCGGGTGCTGATTGGAACGGAGATACAGTAGTTTATGCCTATAAATCAG GGGAGGTGGTTCGGTTACCTAAAGGTGCTTCATTGCCAGTGACACTCAAAGTTCTGGAGTACGAGCTTTTCCATTTCTGCCCCCTCAAG GAGATTGCTTCCAACATTTCGTTTGCTCCAATAGGCCTGCTTGACATGTTCAACACCACCGGAGCCGTGGAGCAGTTCGAGATCCATATGGTTTCTGAGAAGGAACCAGAGCTCTTTGATGGTGCAGTTCAATCAGAGCTAACAACTTCTCTAAGTGACAACCGATCTCCAGCAGCAACAATCTCCTTGAAAGTCAGGGGTTGTGGTCGTTTTGGAGCTTACTCTTCTCAGCGTCCGCTGAAATGCAAGGTGGACAACACTGAAGCTGACTTCAACTATGACTCTGCAACTGGATTGGTGAGCTTTGGTATCCCTGTCCCGGAGGAAGATATGTACAGATGGCATATTGAAATCCAAGTTTAA
- the LOC107432395 gene encoding small ribosomal subunit protein uS5w yields MAERGGERGGFGRGFGRGRGRVGDRGRGGRRRGGGRREEEEKWVPVTKLGRLVKEGKITSLEQIYLHSLPVKEHQIVDTLIGPSLKDEVMKIMPVQKQTRAGQRTRFKAFVVVGDGNGHVGLGVKCSKEVATAIRGAIILAKLSIIPVRRGYWGNKIGKPHTVPCKVTGKCGSVTVRMVPAPRGAGIVAARVPKKVLQFAGIEDVFTSSRGSTKTLGNFVKATFDCLLKTYGFLTPEFWKETRFTKSPFQEHTDLLGKPVGKLLIEASERIEA; encoded by the exons ATGGCTGAGAGAGGCGGCGAGCGCGGCGGATTCGGCCGAGGATTCGGACGCGGACGCGGACGCGTTGGGGATCGCGGCCGCGGTGGTCGTCGCCGTGGAGGTGGAAGACGTGAGGAAGAGGAAAAATGGGTACCAGTCACGAAGCTCGGAAGGTTGGTGAAGGAAGGAAAAATCACATCCCTCGAACAGATCTACCTCCATTCTCTTCCCGTCAAGGAGCACCAAATCGTCGATACCCTAATCGGTCCCAGCTTGAAGGACGAGGTCATGAAAATCATGCCAGTGCAGAAACAGACCAGAGCCGGACAGAGGACACGGTTCAAGGCCTTCGTCGTCGTCGGAGACGGAAACGGTCACGTCGGTCTCGGAGTCAAATGCAGCAAGGAGGTCGCCACCGCTATTCGTGGGGCTATCATCCTTGCTAAGCTCTCGATTATACCGGTGAGGAGGGGTTATTGGGGTAACAAGATCGGAAAGCCCCACACCGTGCCTTGCAAGGTCACCGGTAAGTGTGGCTCGGTCACCGTTAGGATGGTTCCGGCTCCTCGTGGTGCGGGAATCGTTGCCGCTAGGGTTCCGAAGAAGGTCTTGCAGTTCGCTGGGATTGAAGACGTCTTCACATCCTCCAGGGGCTCTACCAAGACTCTGGGAAACTTTGTCAAG GCAACATTTGATTGTTTGCTGAAGACCTATGGATTCCTTACGCCTGAGTTTTGGAAGGAGACCAGGTTCACAAAATCACCATTCCAAGAGCATACAGATCTACTGGGTAAGCCAGTTGGGAAACTTCTTATCGAGGCTTCTGAGAGGATTGAGGCTTAA